A window of Rhododendron vialii isolate Sample 1 chromosome 13a, ASM3025357v1 contains these coding sequences:
- the LOC131314224 gene encoding transcription repressor OFP1-like, with product MGNYKFRLSDMMPNAWFYKLRDMSKTRNPKASHHPIRKKLPTSHIPHSSHPRPSSYYYHIPEPARSADNFYNSPKNPKYPDTQFPDFPRKSSSKKKHKRKTIYKPSPRLPTSSFPAHFSSSSEESSPEFGPKKSHDSHSSNGSLPSWSSSCNCRITSSTTDIIIDINEESYSKTIESKKIDVFDQIPELQQLPPILTKPKVASASPGFDKDPIKIIKEDSIKAQKETRTSPRTRKSVSYSNGVKLRANSPRIGSRKLVQSCGRRSRSYGKRRSFSASLAVVKSSFDPQRDFRESMVEMIVENNIRASKDLEELLACYLSLNSDEYHDLIVKAFQQIWFDMAHLRL from the coding sequence ATGGGAAATTACAAGTTCAGACTATCAGATATGATGCCCAATGCTTGGTTTTACAAGCTCAGAGACATGAGCAAGACCAGAAACCCCAAAGCCTCTCATCACCCCATCAGGAAAAAGCTTCCAACATCACATATCCCACATTCTTCTCACCCAAGACCCTCTTCCTACTACTACCATATCCCAGAACCCGCTAGATCAGCTGATAATTTCTACAACTCacccaaaaacccaaaataccCTGATACCCAATTCCCTGATTTTCCAAGAAAATCATCCTCcaagaaaaaacacaagagAAAAACCATCtacaagccatctccaaggctTCCCACCTCCTCTTTCCCGGCCCACTTTTCCTCTTCATCTGAAGAAAGTTCTCCTGAATTTGGACCCAAAAAGAGTCACGATTCACATTCATCCAATGGATCACTACCCTCCTGGTCAAGTTCTTGCAATTGCAGAATCACTTCTTCAACTACTGATATCATCATTGACATCAATGAGGAATCCTATTCCAAGACAATTGAGAGCAAGAAGATAGACGTGTTCGATCAAATTCCCGAGCTTCAACAACTTCCTCCAATCTTGACAAAGCCAAAGGTCGCCTCCGCCTCTCCCGGATTCGACAAGGACCCTATAAAGATTATCAAAGAGGATTCCATCAAAGCCCAGAAGGAGACCAGAACTAGTCCCCGGACCCGAAAATCGGTCTCGTATTCGAATGGAGTGAAGCTCAGAGCCAATTCTCCGAGAATAGGAAGCAGAAAATTGGTCCAATCCTGCGGGCGAAGAAGCAGGTCGTACGGGAAGAGGAGGAGCTTCTCGGCGAGCCTGGCAGTGGTGAAGTCGTCGTTCGATCCGCAGAGGGACTTCAGGGAATCAATGGTGGAGATGATTGTGGAGAACAATATCCGGGCTTCAAAGGATTTGGAAGAGCTTCTGGCATGTTACCTCTCCTTGAATTCAGATGAGTACCATGATCTCATTGTTAAGGCCTTTCAGCAAATCTGGTTTGATATGGCCCACCTCCGGTTGTAA